The Microcystis panniformis FACHB-1757 region ACATTCCCTCGTTGAATTAGACTACGGCCAGGGAATTTGGTATATTTGGTCAGATCACTGGTACTTACCCTGGGAACACAAAATACTATCATCTGTTCCCCAGTCCAGTAAAAATGGTTCAGCGCGGGAAGCCATTGACCAATTATCAAGAATGTCTGCCATCTCCTCAACAAATAGAGGAACCCTCAAAGCCGCAGCCACCCGCTCGATTCAAAGATCAGCTACAGCCACAAAGGTAGAACCCGAAAATTGGGTCATTGCGCCCCCCAATACCATCATCAAGGCAACTACTAAAACCTATCTGAAAAAGCAGCCTATTGATTCATCAGAACTCGGTGAAAACGAGAAAAAAGAAGTTCCTGCGGGCAAAGGGTACAAAGTCCTCAAGTATTCAGAAGAAATTGACGGACATTGCCTAGTGGAGTTAGACTACGGTGCTGGCATTTGGTATCTTTGGTCGGATCATTGGAATTTACCTTGGCAAAAATCTAGCAAAGACAATGGCCTATCACCTGTATCCGCGCCAGAATCAAGTCAGCATCAGGGCGTTAATCTTGTCACTCGTCAGCAAGCTGAGTCTGTCTATGGACGTAAAATGAGTGATCAACAATTCAATGACTTAAACTCTTGTTTACAGCGATTTGAAATTAATACAGTGCCACGAATTAGACATTTCCTCAGCCAAACAGCCCATGAATCAGGAGGACTGCGTTGGATGGAAGAAATTGCCAGTGGTAGTGCTTATGAAGGTCGCCGAGATTTGGGAAATACCTCTCCCGGTGATGGTCGTAAATATAAAGGTGCTGGTGTTATTCAATTAACTGGACGGCATAATTATCAGAAATTTGCAGACTTTATCAAGGATCAAAAAGTCATGCAGGGACATAGCTATGTCGCTCAGGTTTATCCTTTTACCAGTGCTGGATTTTGGTGGAAGAATAATAACATGAATGCTCTTTGCGATCGGGGTGCAACTGTTAGAGAGGTAACAAAAAAGGTTAATGGTGGTTATAACGGACTGTCGGATCGTCAACGTTATTACGATAAAGCTTGTCAAGTTATCAAACAATTACCTTCTACATCTTTACATACGGAAGAGTTAGCCGCAAAGCCCGAAACAGGCAAGGCAGCCACAGAATCTAGCGATCAGGTTAGCAAAGTCGAAGTGGTTAGGGAAATGCCCAAAATTTTGACTCCGAAAGATGTAGATTGGAGTGATATGTCCACCCATTTAACCCCCCATTTCACTCTAGGAGAAAACTTACGAAACGACCCCCGACGCATTCCGCACGACACCACTTTGCAAAATAACATACTCACGATTATGCGAGAGTTGGAGAAGATTCGCACTGACTACGGGAAGCCCATTATCATCACTTCTGGGTATCGCCCTGAGCAAATCAATCGTGCTGTGGGAGGGGTAAGTAACTCGCAGCATATCCGAGGAACTGCGGTCGATATTTGCCCTGCTCATGGAGATGTGTTTGAATTTCAAAAGTGGGTAGATCAACACTGGTATGGTGCCTTGGGTTGGGGGGCAAAAAAGGGCTTCGTTCATATTGATTGTCGCAATGGCAAGGGATGGAAAACGGGAGGCGAAAAAGGTGTCAGATGGAACTATTGATGCCATGTAAAACTTTATAAATACACCCTTAGGAGGATGCTTAAATGACAGTCACAACCATCGGCAGAGTACCAATTACGGAACCCGGACCATTACTCGATCCATTCCTTAAAGATGATAATGCTTTAATTGCTGCTGCCGAAGATTTTACAGTCTCTATAAATACTATTTCACATCAACTTTATAGTAAGTATAGAGAAGCGTATAAAGCTGGACAATGGGGTAATGATTATTTTGCTGTAATGAGTCAGATAGGATTAGGAGATATAGAAAAACCTATCATTAAAGCTCACTACCTCAATCACATTAATAATATGAATAGACTGACCCATGATTTACTTACTACTTGGGCAGAAAATGTAGCGATTATTGAAGATTTCCAAAAAGACAAGAAAACAGAAAGACTATATTTATCATTCAGTAGTTTTTGTCAGGGATTAGGAGACTCAAAATTAGATCAAGTGACAGGAGCATTACAAGAAGTTGTTCGTGAAGTAGGCGGCACTTTTCCCCTTCTCGTTCCTTTTACAGCTTTAGGAACAGCAGCTTTAGAAGGAGTCAATAATATTCTCAAAACCATACTAGATGCGGAATTTAGACCTCAAGTAAAAACTGTAGAATTTGCTTTTTATCCTGGCGATCAGAACCGCCTTCCCAACATTGGGGAAGCTCCCTTACAGACAGGAGCATATGCCTTTTTCTTTGAAGAAGTTGAATTAGAATCCCTACAAATGGAACGGAATGGTACTATTACTTCAACTCGTAATGAACCAGTAAGTCCCTACATTGTTGTTAATATCAAAAAAGGAATTACCTTGGCACCGGGTCAAATTGAGAAACACTTGGCAACGGAAGTCTTGGAGACTTACAATAAATCTTATGGCAATCAACTCAATGCGGGAAATATATCTGGCAGTTATTTTAGTGTTTTAGAAGAACTAGGTAAAACAATACGCTTATCGACAGCTACACAACGATATTTTGAGTTGCGAGGAAAAGGAGACCAACTCACTGAAAGTGAAACACAACGCCTGCAATTCTTATATACTTACTTGAAAGAGAATTTAATCAGTTTTGATTAAACGATTAATCCTGCCATGAACCAGTTTCTTCAAGTAAAAGCTTGCCGTTTTTATAGACTCTTATTATACCACTTTCTGTGACAAAGTAACGATAACTTCCATTAATAAACTCGTAGCCGAGAAATTGACAGGGAGTAACCCTATCTGAACACAAACGATAAACAGTTCTCCCAGTAAGTTTAATGGATTCTGCGGTTCTTAAACTTGTTCCAGTGTAGGAGACATTGTTGCACACTACCTCTCCTTCAGGACAATTTCTAGTAATCTTGACAATAAAATTTCTCGTTTGTAAGGTTTCTGCAAAAGTTGTTTTGCCCCAAAACAAGCAGATAAACAATAAAAACAGAGTTCTCATCAAGAAATTTGGCTTAAACCTAACAAAAAATAATCCCATACTTTAATTCCAG contains the following coding sequences:
- a CDS encoding D-Ala-D-Ala carboxypeptidase family metallohydrolase; the encoded protein is MNKAKQKPPLTFPPFPKTTNFILTFLLGLGMALGFAKLISFTSSASNNAAKISDLQGYLQWFNGINTIYLSLVLAGGLGGLLYSILLDGELELPSWSKKNPNNLNPGFLGEIFVGIGGSLIAYQFLPQELRKTGDPGLEITIFVTGLVGGYGGKAILDAALKKVINRIETADLAKEKAESQAKELEQRKHILDLVNLQIQEGLNLSELSELQEKLEAASENVKERAFNLAHDARSLGRRTLTFKDRVNRTIPIFEALVASDNNNASYNAELGYAYISSQPPDLNKAISYLDRAIELRIPGASTEQDSWKYEINRAIARIGLGNSQSRDDILKDLFAVEQRKGLAQAIDEYERDGVDGGNNSIKNWLIQNQDWVSQQTNGKALLDKIQLSGVAKPVTSTLSVTQNRADLVAAPPNTKIKATIKTYLKKQPIDSSQLGENEKKEVPVGTEYKILKHSQESDGHSLVELDYGQGIWYIWSDHWYLPWEHKILSSVPQSSKNGSAREAIDQLSRMSAISSTNRGTLKAAATRSIQRSATATKVEPENWVIAPPNTIIKATTKTYLKKQPIDSSELGENEKKEVPAGKGYKVLKYSEEIDGHCLVELDYGAGIWYLWSDHWNLPWQKSSKDNGLSPVSAPESSQHQGVNLVTRQQAESVYGRKMSDQQFNDLNSCLQRFEINTVPRIRHFLSQTAHESGGLRWMEEIASGSAYEGRRDLGNTSPGDGRKYKGAGVIQLTGRHNYQKFADFIKDQKVMQGHSYVAQVYPFTSAGFWWKNNNMNALCDRGATVREVTKKVNGGYNGLSDRQRYYDKACQVIKQLPSTSLHTEELAAKPETGKAATESSDQVSKVEVVREMPKILTPKDVDWSDMSTHLTPHFTLGENLRNDPRRIPHDTTLQNNILTIMRELEKIRTDYGKPIIITSGYRPEQINRAVGGVSNSQHIRGTAVDICPAHGDVFEFQKWVDQHWYGALGWGAKKGFVHIDCRNGKGWKTGGEKGVRWNY